The proteins below come from a single Diadema setosum chromosome 21, eeDiaSeto1, whole genome shotgun sequence genomic window:
- the LOC140244152 gene encoding nucleoside diphosphate kinase homolog 7-like, producing the protein MASAAQDGRFSFIAEWYDPNAALTRRYQFLFYPKDTTIEMYDIKNRRLFLKRSACPSVHLEDLYVGSTVNIHSRQLTFVDYADDFTRRALTSVKEKTLCIIKPDAISKFGPIIDAIYDGGFLVVNTKMTRLSRSDAEEFYAEHVGKPFYDNLVRFMSSGPCIGLELMADNGITAWRALLGPTDCSMARSDAPHSIRARFGTDGTKNACHGSDSVQSADRETNFFFGPSARKPNTATFRDCTCCIIKPTAVKEGKAGKIMTTITNAGFQVTALEMFHVEKANSEEFFEVYKGVVAEYMDMVTELTSGPCYVMEITGKGEETPQAFREFVGPADPEIARQLRPNTLRALFGSDKIHNAVHCTDLPTDGLMEVEYFFKILSD; encoded by the exons ATG GCAAGTGCAGCACAAGATGGCCGATTCTCTTTCATTGCAGAGTGGTATGATCCTAATGCAGCCCTCACAAGGAGATATCAGTTTCTTTTCTACCCAAAGGACACCACAATTGAAATG TACGACATCAAGAACCGACGCCTCTTTCTCAAGCGATCTGCCTGCCCGTCTGTCCATCTTGAAGACCTGTACGTTGGGAGCACAGTCAACATCCACTCACGCCAACTGACCTTTGTGGACTATGCGGACGACTTCACAAGGAGAGCACTGACCTCTGTCAAAGAGAA AACACTGTGTATAATCAAGCCAGATGCTATCTCAAAGTTtg GTCCCATCATTGATGCGATCTACGATGGCGGCTTCCTCGTTGTCAACACCAAGATGACGCGTCTCTCGAGGTCGGACGCTGAGGAATTCTACGCAGAGCATGTGGGCAAACCCTTCTATGA CAACCTGGTGCGCTTCATGAGCAGCGGTCCCTGCATTGGTCTGGAGCTGATGGCTGACAATGGTATCACTGCCTGGAGGGCCCTCTTGGGTCCGACTGACTGCAGCATGGCACGCAGTGATGCCCCTCACAGCATCAGGGCACGATTTGGCACAG ATGGGACTAAGAATGCCTGCCATGGGTCAGACTCGGTGCAGTCAGCCGACAGGGAGACAAACTTCTTCTTTGGACCGTCGGCCAGGAAACCCAACACGGCCACCTTCCGGGACTGTACCTGCTGTATCATCAAACCAACGGCCGTCAAAGAAG GCAAGGCAGGGAAGATTATGACGACCATCACCAACGCAGGCTTCCAGGTGACCGCCCTGGAGATGTTCCATGTGGAGAAAGCCAACTCGGAGGAGTTCTTTGAAGTATACAAGGGAGTCGTGGCTGAGTACATG GACATGGTGACTGAGCTCACCTCAGGACCATGTTATGTCATGGAGATCACCGGCAAGGGGGAAGAAACGCCGCAGGCCTTCCGCGAGTTTGTCGGTCCCGCCGATCCCGAGATTGCCCGCCAGCTGCGCCCGAACACCCTGAGGGCACTCTTCGGTTCGGACAAGATCCACAATGCCGTCCACTGCACCGACCTGCCCACCGACGGCTTGATGGAAGTGGAGTATTTCTTCAAGATTTTGTCGGATTAG